A segment of the Candidatus Bathyarchaeota archaeon genome:
GAAACATAGGCTATATCCGCTAAGTTGCCTGCGGGGGCTGGATAGGCAGACGCGGCTGCGGCTGGTCAGCATCGGTATTGTGCTGATTCGGCAGTTGCTGGAGCAGGACTGCAGTTATCTTGAGCGGCGAATCGGTTTATCTTGCGCGGCAGCTGAGGCTTTGATGGAGAAGGCGCGGCACACCACCGAGACCCTCTGGCAGCCTACCCCGCGGCCCTAAAGCAAGTTCCCCTTCTATCCCGTAAAAATTAAATATCAACCCAGCGCTTCTTTTAGTTGACGGTTATATGGCATGGGCATAGAGTTATTCATCTTCATTTTGCTCTCCGTTACGCTGGAATGCGGCATGGGCATCCTCTACGGCGTCGCCGTGGGCTATGACCCCTGGCTGGTGTTTCCGATGGCTATCGCCATAAACTTCCTAAGCATATTCGTCGCGGTGTTTGTGGTGGATAGGCTGCTTGCTTGGAAACAGGGCTTTAAGACGTGGCTTGAACGAAGGCTCGCCAGAGGCCAAAGAATCATCGACAAATACGGCTGCCTCGGCATCGTGATGGGGATTGTGGTGCTTTCTCCGATGCAACTGGCGATTGTAGGCAGGCTGCTGGGAATAAGACCCCAAAAACTCTATCCTGCGTTGTTCCTCGCCATAATGGTGGTTGCCACCGTGTTTCTCGCCGCTGCCCTAGGCATCTTTAAGGTTCTGCTGGCATAAGCAACCATCCTCACCCTATTTCGCTGGGACACTCCATTCTGGCTCCCGCATAATCTCCATCACATCAGTGGCGGGTTGCCCCATCCGCAGAAGAGCAGCCATAATCTGCATGGGCTTTTTGGAGTGTACAAAAAAGGCTTTAAGCCCTGTGCATAACCAGTTGAGACCTTCTTCTCCATCGGGGGTTTGGAGCACACGGTTCTTGGGGCATTCCCCATAGCAGGTGAAGAGGAACAGGCATTGTTTGCAGTACCTTGGAAGCCCGCTGGATTTGGCTTCGCCAAAAGTGGTTTGCTGCTTGCTTAAAATCAGTTCCTTTAGGGGCGTTTGAAGTATATTTCCCAACAGATAATCTGGCTCCACGTAGTGGTCGCAGCTGTAGACGTCGCCGTTATGCTCCAACGCCACGTTTTCGCCGCATCTGGGGCTTAAAACACAAAGAGAAGAGTAGCCCCGCAGATACGACATCAGCACCGCCTCGAAAGTTAAAACAAAAACTTCGCCGACGTCGCCCCTTACCCACTCATCGAAGATGTCGATTAAGAAGCGCCCATACTGTTCTGGCTTCACGGTCCGCTCCGTAAGTTGGCTTCCCTGCTGATTTCCCAGCATGTTGTCTCTTTCCACGATGGGTATAAACTGCAGATAGGGCGTTTTTAGTTGGTCGCGGAAGAAGCGGTAGACCTCCAGTGGATACTGGCTGTTTTGGGCGTTTACGGT
Coding sequences within it:
- a CDS encoding small multi-drug export protein, giving the protein MGIELFIFILLSVTLECGMGILYGVAVGYDPWLVFPMAIAINFLSIFVAVFVVDRLLAWKQGFKTWLERRLARGQRIIDKYGCLGIVMGIVVLSPMQLAIVGRLLGIRPQKLYPALFLAIMVVATVFLAAALGIFKVLLA
- a CDS encoding anaerobic sulfatase maturase; amino-acid sequence: MPRLPAQTCAFHVMAKPTGSRCNLSCDYCFFTKKHYLYPQSSFVMPDNVMQAYIRQTIQAHSSPSVTFAWQGGEPTLMGLDFYRRSLGVIKDSLPAGVEAENTLQTNGVLLDEEWCRFLHDNNFLVGISIDGPRRLHDIYRKDKAGNSVFDRVIDSVRLMQKHQVEFNVLCTVNAQNSQYPLEVYRFFRDQLKTPYLQFIPIVERDNMLGNQQGSQLTERTVKPEQYGRFLIDIFDEWVRGDVGEVFVLTFEAVLMSYLRGYSSLCVLSPRCGENVALEHNGDVYSCDHYVEPDYLLGNILQTPLKELILSKQQTTFGEAKSSGLPRYCKQCLFLFTCYGECPKNRVLQTPDGEEGLNWLCTGLKAFFVHSKKPMQIMAALLRMGQPATDVMEIMREPEWSVPAK